The window GATGTACAGTTCACACTTGACCAAATGTATATATTCGACAGCAGGTAAGGGTTAAACGGGACAACTTGGATCACATCGTGTATCTAGTACGAAAGAATCGAATTTCTTAGAAGGGAAAGTATTTCTCCAAGTCGTGACCTCTCGTGTAGGTACGTAGCTCGACGATGACCATGACGTGACCGCTATTTTCTAACGTAAAATTCGTAGGCACCCGTATGCTTCTCTCAAACGCTTCGATCGCTGCGGGAAGCGACGAAACGTTCCTAAAGCTTGAGATTCCTTAAGCTGCGATGCATTTACTAACAGAATCGTGTTAAAGTCTCAGCAGAGCTCACGAAGCCACAGGCCTTCGGTTTCATCCTTATATTTAAGTTCGTTCATCATCTCTCGCTGATTAAGCCCATGTCGCGCCGCAACGCAGCTACATGCAAGTACAGCGTACAGATCACGCCATTTTTATTCCCTTTTCGACAAAATACACGACGACCATTAGGAATAAGATACAGCTGGCGCGTACAGCTTAGATCTATTTGGGGAACCTCGATTAACTGGGCtccaattattataaaattaagcATCGGGAGAGCTTAGAGTTCCAGGCTCCCACTAAGCCAGTCAATCGAGGTCCTACTTTGGAAACGACGAGCGTTTCAACTATGTTTGCAGCGATGTAAATGGTTAGTCGCTTGTTTGAAGAGTCAATAAAATATTACTTATTACGTCTATCTCTTTACGTTCATCTTTTGAGGAAGGTTAACCTATGAAGACCAACGTCGAATTCTTTTTTCAATCGGCTCACCACATTAAATTCCATTTTTTCGCGATACTACAAAATTTCATTACAGCAACATTTCTGTTCTTTCTTATGTAATTTTGTGAGCAATAAAGAATTGTATGGGCAAACATAGCGTTATTTGATGGGTCCATAATGAGTTAACACAAATTCACTCCAAGAGATCTCAACTCTGATAACTGCGATTCAATTTGAGATCTATGGTGATCGACTCCTATTAGTGAGAATAGAAGACATGTGGGAAATAACTTAAACCTTTTCCTTAATTCCTCAGCATTCAAAATGAAAAACTAGACAATAAAGAAAAACAAAATAGAGAACTATTTCTCTAGAAAAATATAGGGACTACGTCTAATCTGTAATCAGCTTCAATGACTCTTTCAAAGGAactttagatatttgaatagaTAAGACACTTAAGCCTTCATTTAGAAATGCAAAAATCGATAGAATAGCAAACAGGGCCGAATTGGGTCCCCTTCAAAAAACTGACCCACTTACCCAACCCACAGCGAGCGGTCCAAGCGAGAGGCCGACGTAAATGGAACGAAGGAAGAATAGTTTAACAGCAAGTTCCGTTACGGTGTATCTCCGCATCTAAAATTGGCTCCCCGAATTCTGTCTTCGCTTTCCAAAGTCGTGTCCGATCGGCCCTTGATTGCATAACGAAAAGGAATGCTGATCATTAGGCGCGACATTCCGTTGCTCCTCTTCGTACCTCCAGCTTGTTCCAGATTCTGCCGCGTGTGACCTTACCAGTCCCAGCAATTGAAAAAGCACCAGGATTCGCTGATACCAACGACTCCACTGAGTTATGCCATAATGGTACAGCAGTTCCATTAGAAAGTGTTGTGACTGGACCACAGGTTCCGTTAGACACGTTTCTCAACGACACGTGAAACACGGTCGCGATGATTTCAGGTGCCACACTTTTTTTGGGGACAGAAGCCACGCGAAAAGGAGACTGCTGTGACCCGATTAGTGCGTCATATGATCGATGAATAGTAAATCGTTTCTTAGTATCTGTTATCGGTAGACTGTGgtcctttatgcatttatgagaagtttcagtattcaaaAAACTGCAGAATCTATATAATATTGAAAAGTGTGCAAAATATCGAAAGTTAAATATAtggtaaggcaaaacgacctgaGTCACATGTTTCTGTTTTCGAGACATTGGCGTTTAATGTTTTTGTACCTCAGGGTCAGAGTAATCGTCAGCTCGCAAGAACATCGTCAGTTCAATCCACTGTATGCTTCAAAACACCCAGCTGTCTTATTTCGTTAGGAAGGCACTCTAAAAAGCTTCTTTACAGTTGTTAGCGAAGCGTCCTCACCAGCGTTCGCATAATTGATGCCACTGCTCGATGCAAACAgcctggaagaactgttctggtTAGCGTTTTACGAGGGATCCTCTAATCCTGGCGTTTCGCTGACATGATCAAATTATAGCTCAGCGATTTTTCGTACTAAAATCAGCTTGTGCTTAAGCGAGGATGTTAAAAGTACGTCATTCGTTCCACTTGTAGCTTTATTGCGGTCTGCAACTATGTTCAGGAAGAAGAGAAAATGAAGCGTGTGGATTTGTTGTACTCTACTATCAAATATTAACTGTAGATAGAGTATCAGAAGTGGAGATCGTGATTGATGCAAATGAGATTCGGTAAACACCGCAGAATTAAGAGACCCTCTAACGCTCTTCACTGTTTCGCGCCTGTAAAGTATTTAATGGGCCAAGTAAATTTGTACTCGAATCCATTTACTCTGTGTTAATCATCGTCTCTTTATTCCGGTCAAATAAGCCAGCCACAGATTTCGCAAATGTTCACTGCACCGTTGGCAAATATCCCACGCGTTCAGCGTTCTTTCGTCAATCTTTTGTCAAGGCCCTCGGTTTTGGTCATTTTACgaggccataataacaataccgCAGCTTTATGTCACGAAAGTGGTAATTTTAATCGACCATTACTGTATTCATCGTTGCTAGGTGATAAAAGGTATATTTAGAACTCTGAGGGTGATTTACATTTTACGTAAATTTTTAGGTTACTTCGACTGCGCCATTCTGAAGACCCAAATTTACTTTAAAGACATTTTACCATTTTATGGATTTATTAAATTCTCGGCAGCCATGATAAAAGGTTCAATTTGCACAACCTGTTCGTAGTGCTCATTGTACATCCTTTTCGACCTGCTCCAGTATCTTTATCCCTTCTTCTTCAACCAACCAGCGAGCGGCGGAAGTTACGATCTGAAAATGGACTTGTACCTCGTTGTGGTGGGGCCAAGCGGAGACCATCGCGTCTTTGGTCCTCTTGGCGGCTACTTTCGTCACTGAGTAATCAGTTTTCGGTTCGCGGTCTATCCCTCATCATCTACTGCTCTTCCGAGATAAGCTGTCTGGTAACGAGCTAGGAGCTTCGTCGGGAAACAAGTTGAATCTAGAGTAAACGTGACTTCAGTGTAGTATCGTTTCAAAAGGGCCATTTTGATTTATATATCTGAGTCGCTAAATGAGCTTTCTGTGAAGATAAGGTAAGACTTTGTCTTATTTTAAGAATCTTCGACGTAAAATATTTGAAGCTGAAACTCTTTGAAACTGAAGTGCCTGATTTAGCTTCATTAGATTGGTAATGTCAgtgattatttttatattttcttcttttcagAGTCAGTGTAAGAATAGTGTGTTAAATTTGCCAACATGTCGAAcctatttcatttaatgatcGGCAATTACAATGACATCCTGGAGGTGAACAAAGGTAAGTGTGTGAACACTGTGCTTCAATAGGGTGATACTGATTAGCAGACAAATATTCAGCGAATTGAATTCCTTTCTGGCGCGTCGCCTTGCTCAGCTCATCCGCGTGAAAAACTTCTTTCATCAATACAATTTCAGACAAACGTTTCTTCCTTTCGCGGATTTCTAACTAATGTTAATGATAATTTATGGAAATTTACTTGTGCAACCACGGGAAGACACTATATATTTAGCTGTTCGTAAAAAGTCTGCTTCAATGTTCAGTGTCGCTTCTTTGCATTGTAAGACTAATTAGAATGAAAATAGTAAATAAGGCGCGCCTGCTTTTGAGACGTAACTTTGATGAACAATTATGTTACGTTATTGCGTACAATTTTACTAAACGTGTACAAGTGTGGATCAAATAAATAGGATTGTTTTTTAGAACTCATGGTGGATTCCTGGCCACTGATGGGATCCCCTGGACCAGTGTTCTGCATCGTGGGAATGTACCTGGCGTTCGTCTTAAAAATTGGACCAAAAATGATGGAGAACAGACCAGCAATGCAATTGAACTCCCTGATGATCATTTATAACGCTTTTCAAGTGATCTTTAGTATCTGGTTAACCCTCAGGGTAACTTGCATTACTAATTTCCATAAATTATTTTTACGGCATAAtcagtttttttttaatttctattttctttaataaataTGTTTCTTCATATGCTGTTACTTATGTGCTCTTTTACAGTCAGTGGATTCTAATCTAAATGCGGTAGTATTCTCGCCCAAATGCGACATATCTGATCGAGAGTCCGCGAATGTTCCTGCTCAGTCCGCGGTAAGCTGATTATTTAATAACAAACATTTGTATTAATAAACAATAATTAATGTTTCTTGGTGCAGCTAACAAAAGCAGCCTGGTGGTACTTCTTCGCAAAGATCGTCGAGCTTCTGGATACGGTAAGCTTAAGAACCAGTTATTATGTTAATTCAGATAAGAAGCCTATCACCTTAGCTGTTGTacgattaaaattaaaattaattatgaatgttattagTTATCTGAAgataaaatttgttaaattcATGGAAAAAATACGTCGACGGTAATATATTTACCTTATCTTAACGAGAAGCTCCACTTCTGAATCACAAATCACTTTCATTTCGTTTCAAATCAGTTCTACCAACTCTACTACTTGATCTCTTGTAGCGAGAAATGGAAATCAATTAATCAAACATCTTTATCTAAAGGTGTTCTTCGTCCTACGGAAGAAGCAGAGCCAGGTCACTTTCCTGCACGTGTACCACCACACGATGACAGCCGTATTCGCGTGGTGTTATCTGAAATTTATGCCAGGCGAACAGGGTGCAGTCATTGGTTTCTTGAATTCCTTCGTTCACATCGTCATGTACTCGTACTACTTGATCGCTGCACTTGGCCCGCAATACAAGAAATATTTGTGGTGGAAGAAATACATGACGTGGATCCAATTGGTAATATCTAATATTCAAGTAGCTAAATACAGTGACTCACAGATTTGTCCAGAGGCATTCATTAAATTCACATCTTTCGCATTATAATTGTGGAAATTGAATGAGAGATGAACATAGACACTAGAAATAAGATAGATCAGAGGAATAACAAATCCTATTAACATTAACAAACTCCGATAACCTGGAAATTTCTCCAATAAACGTGAAGCTAATCATAAGTCACAGACCTTCTCctaaaaactcaatccctaactcAATAACTCTTCTCAATCTTTCGTCGTAGATACAATTCGTAATGATGTTGGCCTATCTGATGACAATCCTCGCGATGGACTGCAAGATGCCAAAGGGTCTCACCTACTTCTTCATGGCGAACGCGGTGATCTTCCTCTACCTGTTCAGCGACTTCTACAGGAAGGCTTACAGGAAGAAGGACGTTTAATGTTGACGCAGCGTTAATTAACCGAGCCTCGAAAACCACGGACACCTCTTGACCATCGAAACGAATACCAGGTGCCATTTAACGGTAGAAACAGAGAGAAGGTACGGGAGCAAGAAACGCAAGAAGAAGACAGCTAACGTTACCGTGCTTCAGAGAGACAGTGACGAGCTAGGAACACCTCGATGTCGCTGGAACGTTCGTGGAAGGCAGTTCGGTGGGTCAGGAAACGAAATCTCGAGGAATAACGGGCTGCTTTGTGAATCTGGGCCAATAGGTCCACGGGCGGTGCGCTGTTGGAAGAAAGGGGAAAGAACCGAGCGACGACGAAGCCTTGACCAAACTCAAATCGCCCGAGGCTCTCGCTTTTAACCGAAGTGGGCTGCGACCCCGCCAAAGAGCAGTAGAGGATCCCATATCCCGTCAGACACTGCCACACGCTCGCTAAGAAAACGGTAATTGCTTCTCCATGGCACAACAGGCTCTGCTACTTTTGCTATGTCTGAGTATTCGGGTGTCCAATGAATGACCTCAGTGAAAACGTATCCCATGGTTCTAGTAAGATGCATCTCGAATGCAACAGACTGTTTACGATAATTTGCTACGTTGAGAGCACGCTGTTCCCTCGATATAGGCTCGCTGGTCGGGTTGACACGAGTGAGAGTATACGTAATACTGCGGGAAATTATATTGCTCTGATTATTTAtgaagaatattgaatattgagacgaTCTTATAACGAGGGAATATACAGGATGATACATTTGTAGTATTGTGTGTAATTATCGCGTAAACTATGGGtcgtttaaacaattttttaaatacaacCTCCACTTAGGGAATATTTGTGATCATCAAGATGTCTCCCTCGAGATAAGGtaagttttaattaaaatactttttgAAACGAGCTATAGTGTAGAAGATAATTACATACGAAACTTCAAGTGGGTCACTCTGTGTACTGTAATGTGATTTTTAACCCTCAGCTGGTGTATGTATTataatatgatggaatcacagcTTTGTGCAGAAAATTCATAACTTATCAATTTAtcaaattctgtaaattattcatgaatttttttattatggAGCTCAAAAACTGAATTAATAGAAACGTGATCCTATTATATCTACCAATCTACCAATCGAGGGTtaatgaaattgaatttttctttgTCAGCGAAAGACATTGATACATTTTTGTAGATGTGGCTTAATTTAGTCACGCGTTAAGGGTGAGAATTAACGTTTGTTAGTATACGAAGGTATAAAAAATCGCTAAgccactgtattatttattgaaaCAAAACTTTGGAATTTGACTCACGCGGGATTGATCAGTCTCGTCGATTCGCTCGAAAAGATATTTTGGAGCGAGCTGACGAACTTTTTAATGGAATAATGTACGTATTATATTTGTGTATCGCGCTtgacggtataaatactactaaAAGTTGTTGCCATCAGTCGTGATATTAACGACTATTTTACATATTCATAGATTTATACGGGAAGCCTCAAGGAAAATATGTAAATAgacgatattaaaatatttattaaagtaaTTCCCTCTGAAATTTTTTCTCCCCACATATGACACTAATATTATTCACGAGGACTTACTAAACTCGAAATTTGTAAGCTCTTTTTCTGGCATTCCCAATCAAAGCTAGTAGAAAGATCTCAATTCGACGtgacaaattaatatttttaatcttCATGAAAAGAGACGACTTACACAGATAAACTGCAACAACGTCGTATATCAATAatcgtaattttattttatactacgATATACAAGTGTCGTTTGATATAATACAAAAGTGTCTTGAATGGGCCTCATTCAACGAACCGAAAATCTTGAGCAAAAAGCACAGCTTTTGCGAAGAAAAAGTTCGTTTGAGGAACCACGTGACCAATTAGAGAGTTAAACTATTGCTATTTACATAACGTGGTTCGTTCTCTTCCATTTGCAACTGGACAACACACACGAGACTTCATTTTTTCACTGCAGCATAGTTACAAAGCGTATCGTGACAAAAGTGGACTCTCTAAAACTCGTTCACAATAATTGCACAAATTTTAATCAATCCTTACTTTCAAATTGGAATGAAAAACGAATTTGTGTTGAAATTCATgagacattgacgattgaagcacACTTAAAGCCACGTATTCTTTGGACGTAATTATTACCACCGTTCATTCTCGTTAACGTTAACGtattctaaaataaaaaaaacttcTCCGAGGTTTTcttttttcattgaaattcatctGACCAACGATTTACTGAAAAATATATGGAAAGTTCGACGCAACGTGGGCGCTCCCACTGAAAGCACTTATTCACTCAAGTTGCATACATTTGCAATTATAATATCTATTCCGTCTGGTTAACGGATCTCTGAACTGTTGAGCAAGCTACACAGAAAACAAAAAGGATCTCTGACGCAGTTTGGCTCCTGTTTTTTAGGAAATTTCGTGCTCAATAGGGTGATAAATCTATCCCTCAGGACTTGAAACGAAATTCATAAAAAGAAGACAAATTGCAGAATAGTAGAAATCACAAAATAAGTGTTTAAGATCGAAAATTTTGGCCACTGATATATGCTAAATCAGTTTCTTTTCCAAAAGTACAGGCGATTTTCTTATTATAGATAATtgacgtcagtgttcaatcattcaCTTTCTAAACACAGCATTTTcgtgtcgaattctaagtcgcggATACGCTGCTTTTAAAGCTTCGTTAAGCACCTCTACATAAAGAGTCTTCAACATCTATTAACGCACAAACTTCGCCCAATAAGCGTCACTGGAAAGCTCAAAGACTTTGGAAGCTCAAATCTCAATTGCCAACAACTTTTATTGTCCAATCCATTGCGAAGATAAAATTGTAAGAAAGTTCCACGCTCTCCTAAGATTTCATCATCGCTACGATACCCAAAAGTCGGTACGTCTCCACGAACTACGAGCGTTTTCGTTCTCTCGCCTTAAATTAAGGACCCCAACGCTAATAAACTTTTACAAGAACTCTTTATCTACACTCGCTTGGGAGGGACAAAAACGCCCAGAGTTCGACGCAACGATAAGCTTAAGCTTCATGTGTACGAATTATCAAATTCTCACGTACCTCTTAAGTTATCCTACGAAACTATACAAGTAAAACCGACACACACACCGCTCCTATCTCTGTTCTCGTATCTCCAGACTGTTGTCCATTGCAATCACTCTAGACCTGCTATCCTAAACAACTAGAAACCTAATTGACAAGTACAGTCGATGATTTGGTCAGCGACTACGTAACAAACAAGCGATCGACTCTCGTGAGCAAATATTTCAACGTCCCTTTTCTCCTTCGTTGATGGAATACCAATGAGTATTCAAAACGTTTCTAAAGATCAGATTTGAACGTTAATGCGGTTACCTCATGTCCCCAACGCGATGTAACTGTTTCTTCGTTATTATTTGTCGTCTGTTCTTCGTTTGCGAACGAATGCTGGAGTTACAGCGAATAACAAGCCATCGTTGACTCGCGAGCATCCTGACAATGATCCCATTCCTGTCATATCgttctcctcaattctcagattagtCAGTCTTCCCTTTTCCGTTTCGCATGGCTTCGTCAACTTTGGATTTCCCATTTTTCATGCTTTCTTCAGCCAGAGGCTTTGCATGACCGTTTTCTTTATTCTCTGATGATTTCTCTGTCTTCTTACTACCCTTGTACGCCTGGCTGTAGAAGTCGTCGAACAGGAAGTAGAAGAACATCGCGTTTGGTAGGATCAGAATGAGGGACCATCTGGGATAGTCGCAATCGTAGATGAGCAGTTGACAGCTGTGTAGGAACGCTAGACAGAATTGACCCTGGTGGATAGAAAACAGAGAAGTGTTAATTGCTGGGAGATGAATGAGAGTGATTATGAAGAATTAGTTTTTTGCGCATATGAATCGTACCATTTGAAGTCTCGTGATGTATTTCTTCCACCAGAGGTATTTGTGGTATTGAGGTAGCAGTGCTGCTAATAGATAGTACGTGTACATTATGATATGGACGAAACTGTTTATAACACCTGTAACAAAGAAATTGTATAGTATCATTTTTAGTGTGTGATTCGAGATGGAGGCtgtaaatttctaaatattcaaatttctaagcattcaaatattcaagaatttaaaaattcaaattttcaaatattcaaattttcaaattttcaaatattcaaattttcaaattttcgaatattcaaattttcaaatattcaaattttcaaattttcgaatattcaaattttcaaatattcaaatttaaaaattttaaagtatTCGAATTtcaaaatacttaaatattcagAAGTAGTTCTACACTATCTGTGTTCTAATTCTTAGATAATACAAAGTGTTACAAAACCGATACCTCGTGAGCACCTATTCACATATAATAAACAGTATTTGGTGAAAGGGTATCAGATAAGCAAATAATACCTATGAAGGTGCCATGGCCTCCAGGGTAATACTTGGTTGCACCCCACGAAATCATCGGCATCACGGTATGGTGGTACAAGTGGAGGAACGTGATCTGACTATCTTTCTTTCGTAGAACGAAGAATACCGTGTCGAGGAGCTCGGAGATCTTCGCTAGAAAGTAAACGTAGACGCCTCTGGCGACCTGCAGCACACATTAATGAAAACGTGTTGTAGAAACTGCAATTTCAGCTTCTGGGTACGTTGAAAAATGTCAAAGGGCGCTCGGAACCTCGTATCGTGTCATCGACTTGAAACAAATCTCGGTACGTTGAAATCGAACGTGCAGATGTCGATCGAGGCAAGGAGCACTAATAACCGATCGAGAAGGAAGGGAAAACCAGAAGTACCCTGAGAGCTTCCGGCGAGTTAGAAAAGTCGACGGGTTGACACTTCCAGCTGTACTTTCTCAGCCAGGCTCCATCCATGCCTTCGTAGAACAGCCAGAAACTGAGGAGGACTTGGAGGAAGTTGTACACGATTAGAACGTTCTTCATCTGGTAGGGCTTCCTGTGCTCCATTTGTTTCGGGCCCCATGACAACACGAAGTACAGATAGCCAACTATAATACTGAGGCCAGGTACTGGAGATGGTATGAGAAACCAGTCTCTTGTTCGTGGATCTGAGGAACAATTGACACTCGATCGTAGAAACAGTTTACCTTGCTATAAAGTCAGTGCCATATTTAGAACAAATACATTCAGTTAATTTTTTATTCGATATTATACACAGATATTaagtgattgagaatagaaggtgTCACTTACCCGAGAGGTCATGGAAGACGTAATTGTAGAATCGAACCACCGAGTTATTGTAAATATTCGACATCCTGTCGATCGGAGGATCGATCAGTATACTGCTCGCGTTCATCGTGGAATCGACTGAAACGAACGAGAACGGTTAGCTTTGACATTTCGGCTTTTGAGCAATCGCAGAGCCGATTCAGGTTCTTTCCCGAAAAATGTCAGGCGTCGTAAAAACGAGGCAGAAGCATATGCTTGGATATACACGGTGTCACAATATTAATAGTGGATACCTTGAAAGACTTTCAGCTTTCGAAAATGTTTcagatatttttcaatttttaaatattcaaactttaacagttttttattttcaaattattagaACTactacattttcaaatatttaaactttcaaatttaaatattcaaataagcaTTTAAACTcctagattttcaaattttttaaaatttaaacttctaaattttcaaatttttaaattaatcttTCAAGACGCTAAATCTATTAAAATTTACTTATTGTTATTGATTTTTTTTACAATGTTTCAGCAGGAAAAGGAATTCCATCTTtgaagaattaaattaaatgtCCCC is drawn from Calliopsis andreniformis isolate RMS-2024a chromosome 1, iyCalAndr_principal, whole genome shotgun sequence and contains these coding sequences:
- the Sit gene encoding stuck in traffic isoform X2, with amino-acid sequence MTSRQGKLFLRSSVNCSSDPRTRDWFLIPSPVPGLSIIVGYLYFVLSWGPKQMEHRKPYQMKNVLIVYNFLQVLLSFWLFYEGMDGAWLRKYSWKCQPVDFSNSPEALRVARGVYVYFLAKISELLDTVFFVLRKKDSQITFLHLYHHTVMPMISWGATKYYPGGHGTFIGVINSFVHIIMYTYYLLAALLPQYHKYLWWKKYITRLQMGQFCLAFLHSCQLLIYDCDYPRWSLILILPNAMFFYFLFDDFYSQAYKGSKKTEKSSENKENGHAKPLAEESMKNGKSKVDEAMRNGKGKTD
- the Bond gene encoding elongation of very long chain fatty acid james bond protein; its protein translation is MSNLFHLMIGNYNDILEVNKELMVDSWPLMGSPGPVFCIVGMYLAFVLKIGPKMMENRPAMQLNSLMIIYNAFQVIFSIWLTLRSVDSNLNAVVFSPKCDISDRESANVPLTKAAWWYFFAKIVELLDTVFFVLRKKQSQVTFLHVYHHTMTAVFAWCYLKFMPGEQGAVIGFLNSFVHIVMYSYYLIAALGPQYKKYLWWKKYMTWIQLIQFVMMLAYLMTILAMDCKMPKGLTYFFMANAVIFLYLFSDFYRKAYRKKDV
- the Sit gene encoding stuck in traffic isoform X1, translated to MNASSILIDPPIDRMSNIYNNSVVRFYNYVFHDLSDPRTRDWFLIPSPVPGLSIIVGYLYFVLSWGPKQMEHRKPYQMKNVLIVYNFLQVLLSFWLFYEGMDGAWLRKYSWKCQPVDFSNSPEALRVARGVYVYFLAKISELLDTVFFVLRKKDSQITFLHLYHHTVMPMISWGATKYYPGGHGTFIGVINSFVHIIMYTYYLLAALLPQYHKYLWWKKYITRLQMGQFCLAFLHSCQLLIYDCDYPRWSLILILPNAMFFYFLFDDFYSQAYKGSKKTEKSSENKENGHAKPLAEESMKNGKSKVDEAMRNGKGKTD